The genomic segment TTAGCATGGAGCCAGAGATCCTGGTCAGAGGATTCATACTTAACTAACTTATCATTCTGGTGGTTATTACGACCGACTCTAATATCGAAGCCATCGGAAGATTTGAATTTAAGCGGTTCTGATTTTTTACTTTTATTTTTGCGTGAATCTTTTTTGGATTTCTGTTTCTTGATATATCCTTCAGAGGTTAATTCTTCTTTCAGTTCCTGTAAATCTTCGATATTTTCTGCCTGTTCTACTAAAACCTCTACTTGTTTTAAATAGTTAACTTCATTCTTTGCTTTTCGTAATTCATTTTCCAGATAATCTACACTTTTCTTTGCTTTATCATATTTTTTGAAGTACTTTTGGGCATTTTCGGCTGGGGATAAATCTGCATCCAGCTGGATATTGACTGTTTCCTCTTCATCTGAATAATAATTTGTAGCTTCTAGTTTTGTCTGTCCTGGTTTTATCCGGTAGATATTGGCTTTAATTAACTCGCCTTTGATTCTATACTTTTCAGCATTTCTAGCTCCCTTTAACTGGCCTTTTACTCGGCGATATTTCTTCATTGCTTTTTCGATATTATCTGAGGTTACTCCTTTAAGGGAGTTTTTAAGATCGGTAATTTCTTTTAATCTGATTTTAGTAGTAAAGTAGTAATCCAGTAATTCATTGGCTGTAGCAAACTTTTTTTTCTGATACTCTGATAGGCTGGTTAATTCAGTTACTGAATAGGCCTTGAATTTATCATCTTCAATAATCAGATTAGGTTCGAAGTCTTCAGCCTTTATCTGTTCGATTAATTTTTTAAACTCTGGCCATAATTTCTCTAAGGAGATACTACTTATCTTTCTAATCTTATCATTTTTATTCAGTCCGGTTCGATAGGCTAATTCTTTGGCTATTAAGGGACTGATACCACGGATATTATCCATTATAGCACGATAGACTTTCTTTTCTATATCGGCCGATTTAATCCGCTTTATAAATTCATCCTTCTTAACAGTTAAGGGGTTGGTTTTACCCTGTTTAGGCGGTTTTTTGTATTCATGTCCGGGCAGGATTTCTCGATGCCGACTCATATCAGAAGTAACCCGTTTGATACTATCCAGGATCTGATTCTTATTATCAATAAGGATAATATTGCTATGGCGGCCCATAACTTCAATTAATAGAATTTTGGTTTCAATTTCGCCTTGATTATTTTTAGAATCTATATAAATCTTTAAAATGCGTTCAAAGTCCGGCTGTTCTATTTTGCGTAAACGGCCGTGTTCTAGGTGTTTACGGAGTAACATACAGAAGGTAGGAGGGCGAAGCGGGTTTTCATGGTCACTGTCAGTAATATGAATTCTGGGATTCTGTGGACTGGCTGACAAGAGTAGTTTTATATTTTCACCTGGCTGTCTGAATCTTAAAGTTAATAGATTTTCTTTTGGTTGATATATCTTGTCTAAACGGCCTCCAATTAATTCTTCTTCTAATTCAATTTTAATTGCTTGCAGAGTTAATCCATCTAATGCCATCTTTTTCACCTCACAGAATAATACTAACATTTATAAAAAATAATTGCAAATATTGAATTGTAATTTTTTAGTAATCAATTGAATAGTAATAAATATGAGTCAAAATAAGGCATAAGTTAAAGTAAGGAGGGAAGCTATGGAAGAAAGAGATGATTTTCAAGCGTATCAATTATCAATTTCTGATGTTACTACTGAACTAAAGACGGATTTAGAGACAGGACTGTTATCATCACAGATTCCAGCTAGACAGGAAAAGTATGGTCCTAATCGGCTGCCGGACCAGAGTAGTCCTTCAATATTGGGAATGATGTTAGAACAGTTTAATGATTTTATGGTCTGGGTATTGATTGGAGCAGTTGTTATTTCTGGGTTTTTAGGCCAGATGGATGATGCTATTGCTATTATAGCTATAGTTATTCTAAATGCAATTATGGGGTTTGTACAAGAATATCGAGCAGAAAGATCACTGCAGGCTTTAAAAGAGTTAGCAGCTCCAGAAGCAGCTGTTCTCCGCGATAATGAAAGGAAAGAAATTCCTACTGATGAACTGGTTCCGGGAGATATTCTCTATTTAAAGCCTGGGGATAAGATTCCGGCTGATGGAAGAATTATTGAAAGCAATAATTTAGAAACTAATGAGGCATCATTAACAGGGGAATCGATTACAGTTAAAAAGGATGCAAATAGAATTACAGCTGAGGATGTTGCTCTAGGGGATAGAACCAATATGGTTTATATGGGGACTACTGTTGTTAAGGGTCGGGCCAAAGTAGTAATTACTGATATAGGCCTTGAGACAGAAATGGGCCAGATAGCCAATATGCTGCAGAATACAGAAGAACGCGATACGCCTTTACAGAAAAGACTGGATACTTTAGGTAAGTGGTTAGTTTATATCTGTTTTCTGGCCTGTGCGGCAGTAGTTGGTCTGGGAGTAATCAAAGGTGAACCGATTTATAAAATGTTCCTTTCGGGGGTCAGTCTGGCAGTAGCAGCTATTCCGGAAGGTTTGCCCGCAATTGTAACACTTTCGTTGGCTATTGGTGTGCAGCGGATGATTAAACGTCAAGCGATAGTTAGAAAGTTACCTTCTGTAGAGACATTAGGCTGTACGACAGTAATCTGTTCCGATAAGACCGGAACTTTAACCAAGAATGAAATGACAATTAAAAAGATTTATACTGATGGTAAGACTTATGATCTGAATTCAGAAGCTTTATCTGCTGAGGGAGTTAGAAAGTCATTACAGATTGGAGCTATCTGTAATAACGCTTACTTGAAACAAAAATCAGATGGCATGTTAAATCAAAACAGTTGGGAAGTGATGGGGGATCCAACAGAAGGAGCCTTCTTACTGGCTGCTAGAAAAGCAGGAATGAATAAAGAGAGATTACAGCAGCAGTTTTCGCA from the Acetohalobium arabaticum DSM 5501 genome contains:
- a CDS encoding Rqc2 family fibronectin-binding protein, coding for MALDGLTLQAIKIELEEELIGGRLDKIYQPKENLLTLRFRQPGENIKLLLSASPQNPRIHITDSDHENPLRPPTFCMLLRKHLEHGRLRKIEQPDFERILKIYIDSKNNQGEIETKILLIEVMGRHSNIILIDNKNQILDSIKRVTSDMSRHREILPGHEYKKPPKQGKTNPLTVKKDEFIKRIKSADIEKKVYRAIMDNIRGISPLIAKELAYRTGLNKNDKIRKISSISLEKLWPEFKKLIEQIKAEDFEPNLIIEDDKFKAYSVTELTSLSEYQKKKFATANELLDYYFTTKIRLKEITDLKNSLKGVTSDNIEKAMKKYRRVKGQLKGARNAEKYRIKGELIKANIYRIKPGQTKLEATNYYSDEEETVNIQLDADLSPAENAQKYFKKYDKAKKSVDYLENELRKAKNEVNYLKQVEVLVEQAENIEDLQELKEELTSEGYIKKQKSKKDSRKNKSKKSEPLKFKSSDGFDIRVGRNNHQNDKLVKYESSDQDLWLHAKDIPGSHVIIKNHTRDEVPQNTIEEAAHLAAYYSKGKNSSNVPVDYALAKHVNKPKGAKPGMVYYENQQTLYVTPQQEIIEEMDQQ